A single region of the Montipora capricornis isolate CH-2021 chromosome 13, ASM3666992v2, whole genome shotgun sequence genome encodes:
- the LOC138028323 gene encoding calcium-binding protein 39-like, whose protein sequence is MPLFGSNKKNPAEVVKVTVEALQVLENESGRSKKTDKALEDISKQLSVMKIILHGTGDQPPLSEQVAQLAQEFYTSNVFISLITHLHRLDFECKKDVAQIWNNILRRQIGTRFPTVEYASTSHEVLFSLISGYDTHEVALNCGVMLRECIRHESLARIILENDRFYKFFEYVEMSTFDIASDAFTTFKELLTRHKILCAEILEKQYDKFFGHYSKLLYSENYVTKRQSLKLLGELLLDRHNFTVMTQYISNPENLKLMMNMLKDKSRNIQFEAFHVFKVFVANPNKALPIQEILVKNKDKLVEFLTNFHNDRTEDEQFNDEKTYLIKQIKEL, encoded by the exons ATGCCTCTTTTTGGCTCCAACAAAAAGAACCCAGCTGAAGTAGTCAAGGTGACTGTTGAAGCTCTGCAAGTTTTAGAGAATGAATCTGGCAGGAGCAAGAAAACCGACAAG GCTTTAGAGGACATATCAAAGCAGCTCAGTGTGATGAAGATAATTCTTCATGGAACTGGAG ATCAACCACCGCTCTCAGAACAAGTTGCTCAGTTAGCACAAGAGTTTTACACCAGCAATGTATTCATTTCGCTTATTACCCACCTCCATAGGTTGGACTTTGAG TGCAAGAAGGATGTTGCTCAAATTTGGAACAACATTTTAAGGAGACAGATTGGCACTCGTTTTCCCACAGTGGAGTACGCTTCTACAAGTCATGAAGTCTTATTCTCGCTTATTTCTGG ATATGACACCCATGAAGTAGCATTAAACTGTGGAGTTATGCTCCGAGAGTGCATCCGTCATGAATCACTGGCCAGGATTATTCTTGAAAATGACAGGTTTTACAAGTTCTTTGAGTATGTGGAAATGTCGACCTTCGACATTGCATCAGATGCATTCACAACATTTAAG GAGCTTCTCACAAGACACAAAATCCTGTGTGCAGAAATCCTTGAAAAACAATATGACAAG TTTTTTGGGCATTACAGCAAGCTGCTATACTCTGAAAATTATGTCACAAAAAGACAGTCATTAAAG CTTCTTGGTGAGCTCTTACTAGATCGCCACAATTTCACAGTGATGACGCAATACATTAGCAACCCAGAAAACTTGAAGCTCATGATGAATATGCTCAAGGACAAGAGTAGAAACATTCAGTTTGAAGCTTTTCATGTATTCAAG gtgTTTGTTGCAAACCCTAATAAGGCACTGCCTATTCAGGAGATCCTCgtcaaaaacaaagacaagCTTGTTGAGTTCCTGACAAACTTTCATAACGATAGGACAG aGGATGAGCAATTCAATGACGAGAAAACGTACCTaatcaaacaaataaaagaacTGTGA